One window of Quercus robur chromosome 5, dhQueRobu3.1, whole genome shotgun sequence genomic DNA carries:
- the LOC126728205 gene encoding uncharacterized protein LOC126728205: MIARIDGEVETESEGDDDQIPSLEDACDDNVEYPVEGELLVARRALSAQVKEDDMEQQRENIFRIRCHINNKVCSMIIYGGSCTNVASTTLVEKLNLPTLKHPRPYKLQWLSDCGEVKVNRQVLVSFSIGRYKDEVLCNVVPMHTGHILLGRPWQFDRKVNHDEFKNRHSFVKDSKTITLVPLTPRQVYENQMKLKRENDLQKKKKKSEKKIESGKSERKTKKQWSFYAKASDVKNVFYTNQPIFVLLYKEACFNTNELDESLPSVVASLLQEYEDVFPNDVPSGLPPIRGIEHQIDFVPGATIPNRPVYRSNPEETKELQRQVEELLTKGHVRESMSPCAVPVLLVPKKDGTWRMCVDCRAINKIMVKYRHPIPRLDDMLDELHGSCVFTKINLKSGYHQIRMKESDEWKIAFKTKYGLYEWLVMPFGLTNAPSTFMRLMNHALRAYIGRFVVVYFNDILVYSKNLDENIKHLHCVLAVLRKEKLYDNLKKCSLRMNKVVFLGYVVSAKGIKIDEEKVKAIKEWPTPKSITEE; the protein is encoded by the exons ATGATTGCACGTATTGATGGAGAGGTGGAAACTGAAAGCGAGGGAGATGATGACCAAATTCCATCACTTGAGGATGCTTGTGATGACAATGTGGAGTATCCAGTGGAGGGTGAGTTACTTGTGGCAAGGCGTGCTTTAAGTGCCCAAGTCAAAGAGGATGATATGGAACAACAAAGGGAGAATATTTTTCGTATtagatgccacatcaacaataaGGTATGTAGTATGATCATTTATGGGGGGAGTTGTACTAATGTGGCTAGCACTACTTTAGtggaaaaattgaatttacctACCTTGAAACACCCTAGACCATATAAGTTGCAGTGGTTGAGCGATTGTGGAGAGGTTAAGGTAAATAGGCAAGTAttggtttctttttcaattgggaGGTACAAGGATGAAGTACTTTGTAATGTTGTTCCAATGCATACGGGTCACATTTTATTGGGTAGGCCTTGGCAGTTTGACAGAAAGGTCAATCATGACGAGTTCAAGAATAggcattcttttgtaaaagacagTAAAACCATTACTCTTGTACCGTTAACTCCAAGACAAGTGTATgaaaatcaaatgaaattgaaaagagagaatgacttgcaaaaaa agaaaaaaaagagtgaaaagaaaatagagagtggaaaaagtgagagaaaaacaaaaaaacaatggaGTTTTTATGCTAAGGCGAGTGATGTCAAGAATGTTTTTTATACAAACCAGCCTATATTTGTACTCTTGTACAAAGAGGCATGTTTTAATACTAACGAACTTGACGAATCTTTGCCTAGTGTTGTTGCTTCTTTGTTGCAGGAATATGAGGACGTGTTTCCTAACGATGTGCCTAGTGGATTGCCACCTATTAGAGGAATAGagcatcaaattgattttgtgcCAGGTGCGACAATTCCTAACCGACCAGTCTATAGGAGTAATCCGGAGGAGACAAAGGAACTTCAAAGGCAAGTTGAGGAATTGCTGACCAAAGGACATGTGAgagagagcatgagcccatgcgCGGTGCCGGTGTTGCTTGTGCCTAAGAAGGATGGAACTTGGAGGATGTGTGTTGATTGCAGGGCTATCAACAAAATTATGGTAAAATATAGACATCCCATCCCTAGGCTAGATGATATGTTGGATGAATTGCATGGATCATgtgttttcacaaaaattaatttgaaaagtgggtatcatcaaattaggatgAAAGAGAGTGATGAATGGAAAATTGcctttaaaactaaatatggATTGTATGAGTGgttggtaatgccttttggtctAACTAATGCACCTAGTACATTCATGAGGTTAATGAACCATGCATTGCGTGCGTATATAGGCAgatttgttgtggtttattttaatgatattttagTGTATAGTAAGAACTTAGATGAGAATATCAAACATTTGCATTGTGTGCTTGctgttttgagaaaagaaaaattatatgacAATTTAAAGAAATGTTCTTTGCGCATGAACAAAGTTGTGTTTCTTGGTTATGTTGTTAGTGCGAAAGGAATTAAGATAGATGAGGAAAAGGTGAAGGCTATCAAGGAATGGCCCACACCTAAGTCAATCACTGAG GAATAG